The genomic segment CCTGCCGACCAGGACGAGAATGGAAATGATATTATGCCTGCTGCCGACCACTGGCTCATCTCACCTGAGTTGACAGGTGCTGCACAGACTATCAGCTTCTATGCACGTGCTATTACTGGTCAGTATGGTGCTGAGACCTTCGAGGTTCTGGCTTCTTCAACCGACAAGAATCCTTCAAGCTTCACCATCGTTGGTTCTGCTTACTCTACTGAGGAGACAGAATGGACGGCATTCAGCGCTGAGCTTCCTGCAGGAACCAAGTACTTCGCTATCCGTCACACAACTAAGGATATCTTCGGTCTGTTGGTTGACGACGTTACCTATTCTGTTGGCTCTGTAGCTCCTGCAAGCTTCAATATCTATGTTGACGCTGCTGCAGCTGGTACTGCTACCGAGACCACAGCCGAGCTGAAGAATCTGACTTATGGTAACCACGTATTCGCTGTGACTGCAGTTTATGCTAACGGTGCCGAGTCTAAGCCTGTAACAGCTACTCTTGACGTTGTGAATGCTATCAACGAGATTCTGAACAGCGGCAAGTCGTTCACCATCTACACTGTTGATGGTAAGCTCGTCAATCGTCAGGCTACCAGCCTGAAGGATCTGAAGGGTGCTTATATCATCAACAACAAGAAAGTGATTCTGAAGTAATAATTAATCTTATAAATCGGGGAGCGCGGGTCTGCTCGCGCTCCCTGATTTTTTTTAAAAACAATAAGACAACAAACGAATGATTAAAAAGATCACCTTTGCTATCCTTGTTTTCGGATTAACTGCAACGCAGGCCATTGCAGCCCCACGTACGGCTGCACAGATGAAACAGGCTGCGTTGAAAGCCATCAATCAGCACCGTTCTAACAGACGAATGGCGCCGCGTGCAGATGCGCCGGAGGTGCTGAAGTCAACATCAACCTACGAGATTATAGGCTACAAACAAGGCGGTTTCGCCGTTGTTTCGGCCGACGACCTGGTACCTGAGGTGCTGGGTGTTTCAACATCAGACTACAGTGAGGGTCGCAACGCCAACTTCCAATGGTGGCTCAATGCCGCCAGCGAGGCTGTCAACTATGCTGTTCAGAACAATATCCAGTTGACAACCACCAAGCCCGACCCCTCTTTATATCCCACTGAGGTGGGTCCTTTGCTTACTACCCGATGGGACCAGGAGACACCTTATAACAATATGTGTCCCACTTATTCTGGTAGCACTAAGTGCTTGACGGGCTGTGTGGCCACGGCCATGGCTCAGGTGCTGAACTACCATAAGATGCCTGAGCATGGAGAAGGTCAGCGTACTATCTATTATCCTCATGGTAATCATTCGGGGCAGGCGGTCTCTGCCAATTTCAGTGAGGACTATTACGATTGGAATAATATGCTCGATGATTATTCCACAACTAGTTATACAAAAGAGCAGGCTGATGCTGTTGCTCTGCTGATGCGCGACTGCGGTGTGGCTGCCGATATGGAGTATGGCGGTCCGTCCGATGGTAGTGGCGCCTATTCTCAGGATGCAGCTGCTGGCCTGCGTAAATACTTTGGCTTTGCCGAGGCTCAGTGTGTGGAGCGTGACTACTATAAGGAGACAACGTGGATGAACATGGTTTATCGCGAGTTGAGCGAGAATGGTCCTATGTACTATGGTGGTGCAGACGCCTATGGTAAAGGCGGTCATGCCTTTGTACTTCATGGCTATCGTGCCGACGGTAAGGTCTTGGTGAACTGGGGCTGGAGTGGTAGTGATGATGGTTATTATGATATCGCTATTCTGGATCCCAGCTATTACAGATTCAGTCAGGGGCAAGATATGATTATCGGCGTAAAGAGTAATACTCACAGTCTTTATCGTTCCGAGATTGTGACAACTACTGCCGAAGGTATGCTGAAGCAGGCTGTCGAGGCGTTGGAGGGTGAGGGCCAGATAGGTTCACTCACCGTGAACGGTCCCCTTGGCTTTGAAGACTTGAAGTACCTGCGTCATCTGGCCGGTCGTGATTCTCTCGATGGAGAAAGTGGTGAGAGCGTTCGTCTGCTGAATCTGACCAATACACAGTTGCACGACAATGTGCTGCCTGATAGCATCTTTAAGAATTGCGTAAGCCTGCAGCGTATTTACTTACCTGCTACTGTCGAACATATCGGTAGAGAAGCATTCAGCGGATGCTCGCATTTATACGAGTTGCGCGTCCCCACTAAGGTTGTTCCAGTGTTGGATGGCCCTCGTGTGTTCCAGGACGTTCCTATGGGCTCTTGCATGCTCTACGTTCGTAGTGGTATGAAGACCAAGTATCTGAAGAAGGCACAATGGAAGAGCTTTGGCGAGAAGAATATTGGCGAGGAAGGTACTAGTATCCAGGCTCGTAACACTATCCGCAAGTATGGTGAGGAGAACCCCGAGTTCTACTATACCATCAGTGGCGACGACCTGCACGGCCAGCCCGAGCTTGTGTGCGAGGCTACGCCTTCATCACCTGCAGGTCGCTATCCCATCTATGTGAAGCGTGGTACAATTGATCGCGAGAACGTAGACTTCATTGATGGTTACCTTGTTGTTCAGAAGTTGGACGCCACCGCTACCGTTGGCAACTATACCCGCGAGGAGGGGCAGCCCAATCCTGAGTTTGGATTCAGTGCCTACGATGGTCTGATTTCGCTTGACTCTATCCCCGTCTGGCTCGAGACACCTGTCTTTGTGACTACTGCCGACGAGACCTCACCTGCTGGTGACTATCCTATCATGGTAGAGAGCGCTACAGCCGAGAGCTATAACATGACTTTCGTGACTGGTGTACTCACCGTTACGGTGTCAACCGCTATTAATGGCATTGATGCTGCTCAGCGTCAGCAGTCAGTTTACTACACCCTTGGCGGTAGTAGGGTAGAGGGTGCCACCCGTGCCGGCATCTATTTGATGCGCCAGTCGAATGGAAAGGTTAAGAAGGTGCGTGTTGCCCGCAAGTAACCACCTTTGATACATCATACAAGGACGCAGGAACCCATCGTTTCTGCGTCTTTTTTTTGAAAAGTGGGTGCCAAGTCATTTTTATTTGTTACCTTTGCAGCCCCAAATAGTAATATGGAAAATACAAAATGAAAAAGATTGTTTTATTTGTGATGACCATGATGCTTGCTGTGGCATCATGGGCACAGTCGGGCGAGGTGGTGACCCCGCCGACAGACCTGCAGACCGAGGAGTGGCTGTTGACAGCACAGCGTTATGATCCTACGGAGTACACTGTAGATGCTGTTCAGACATTGTACATCGGTGTGGATGATCAGGATGTTTATGTGAAGGGATTGAACCTTTATCTACCTGAAGCATGGGTGAAGGGTACTCTCGTGAATGGTCAGGCCACCTTTGCAGCCAATCAGTACTATGGTTCTTTGGCTGATGATGAAGGTACCAGTTATGACACTTACTTTGCTGGCTGCGATGTCTCTTGGTTCGATGGCGTTTCAACGCTGCAGCCTTCGTACGTGACTTTTACTATTAACGAGACTGGTGACCGCTGGACCACCACCTCAGCACTAGTGGTGAACACCTTGACCGATGGTATTGCAGGCTTTGACTTCCTGAAGGATGTGGTACTTGCAAAGCCTCATGATGTGGCAGCCACACCCAAGGCACCTACGATTGCGAACTTTATGCCTTATGATAACACGGAAGGCTATGGCGGTATCTCATTGAACTTTCCCCCTGTAGATGTTGATGGCAATCCCTTGCTCACCAGTAAGCTGAGCTATATTATATATAAAGATGTAGAGCGACTCTGCTCGCCCATTACGATTCCTGCTCTTCAGGAGGATGGTGAGACCTTCGTGGATATGATGGAGATTCCTTATAACTTCACCGATGGTTATAATATCGAAGCCCGTGGCTATGCTGCTTACTTCTATGAGCCCAGTGCCGACTTCAATGCTGTTGGCGTGCAGGCCGTCTATCGTGGTGGCGACGAGACGACGTTCTCGGAAATCACTTGGCTGAACCTCATGCCTTATGCTGATGAGTCTGCCGTCTTCGATTTCAATGCCTTGGACAAGGATACTACACCTTATTCTACCAGTTCTTCTGGTGCTGGTGATATCACCGAGGATAAGGTGCTGCAGCAGGATAATGTTATGCTGACCATCTCTCCCTGTGAAGGAGGTAATACCCCCAACCGCTACTGGCTCGATTATAATCTGCAAGCCATCCAGTTGCGTCTCTATGGTGGCAAACTAACTTTTGAAGTACCAGCAAACTGTACCATCGAGAAGATGTATTTCTATGCTGGCGACTGGAACGATTACAACGAGTTCGATAGTGGTGAATTTTCTGACGACCTGGTGTGGAGTGGTTCTGCCCAGAAGGTGGTGCTCACCATCGACAGCAGTAAGCCCAACACCAAGTTGAATAAGATTGCTGTGATGACGAAGGATAACCTTACTGGTATCAGTACAGTCAGCGAGATTCCCGTCGAGACACTGCGTTCTTTCGACCTCCAGGGACGTGCTGTTAAAGAAGCTGCTAGGGGCATGATTATCGAACAGGTTCGTATGACCAATGGACAGGTGAAAACGATTAAACGTATGCGAAGATAATCGCTTAAAAGTTAAATAATTATAAAAAACGGACTGCAAAGGCCGCTGCATACTCAAAAAAAAGAGAAAAAGCAGTACCTTTGCAGTCCGATTATTTGGGGAGAGTCTTAGAATCCCCGCGGGCGTCGTGTAAATAGTGCGCATCTTTGGCCGGATGGCACGGTTTGTGAATCGGCGTTCAAAATCAAAACTTTATAAAGTAAATAGAACTGTTTTTTAGTAAATTTAAACGAAGAAATGAACACTTTAAGTTACAAGACCGTCTCAATTAACAAAGAGACAGCCAAGAAGGAGTGGGTCGTTATCGATGCTACCGATCAGGTGGTTGGTCGTCTCGCTTCAAAGGTCGCCAAACTGATTCGCGGTAAGTATAAGCCAAGTTTCACTCCGCACGTTGACTGTGGCGACAATGTTATCATCATCAATGCTGCCAAGGTGAAGTTCACCGGCAAGAAAGAAACCGATAAGGTTTACACACGTTATACTGGCTATCCTGGTGGTCAGCGTTTTAACACTCCCGCAGAACTGCGTAAGCGTCCTGATGGAATTGATCGCATCCTCCGTCATGCCGTGAAGGGCATGCTGCCCAAGGGTCCCCTCGGTCGCAGCCTGCTGAACAACCTCTATATCTATGAGGGAACAGAACACAAGCACGAGGCTCAGCAGCCAAAGGCTATTGATATTAACCAGTATAAATAATAAATAGGAGATGGAAGTAATTAACGCAATCGGTCGTCGTAAGAGCTCAGTGGCTCGCGTTTATCTGTCAGAGGGTACTGGCAAGATCACGATCAATAAGAAAGACTTAACCGAATATTTCCCCTCAGCCATTCTGCAGTATGTGGTAAAGCAGCCCCTGAACCTGCTGGAGTGTGCCGAGAAGTACGACATCAAGGTTAACCTCGATGGTGGTGGTTTCACTGGTCAGAGCCAGGCTCTTCGTTTGGCTATCGCCCGTGCACTGGTCAAGGTTAATGCTGATGATAAGAAGACTCTGAAGATGCAGGGCTTCCTCACACGTGACAGCCGTGAGGTAGAGCGTAAGAAGCCCGGTCGTCCCAAGGCACGTCGTCGCTTCCAGTTCAGTAAGCGTTAATCATACTGGACTACGTTTAGTATCTAAACTGGCGGGACTCTCCCTGGGATTGCCCAGGGCAGCCTAGAATGCCTAGGAAAACCTGGGACTTCATAGAATTGACTACCCTCCAGCTGATCTAACAAAGATTAAAAAGAAAGTAAACAACAAAATTAAAGAATTACAAAAATGGCAAGAACAAATTTTGATATGCTGCTGCAGGCTGGCTGCCACTTCGGTCACCTGAAGCGTAAGTGGAACCCCGCCATGGCTCCCTACATCTACACTGAGCGCAATGGTATTCACATCATCGACCTCCACAAGACCGTTGTTAAGGTTGACGAGGCTGCTGAGGCTCTGAAGAACGTTGCCCGTCAGGGTAAGAAAATCCTCTTCGTAGGAACTAAGAAACAGACTAAGGAAGTGATTGCCGAGAAGGCAACCAGCGTAAATATGCCTTACGTTATCGAGCGTTGGCCGGGCGGTATGCTCACCAACTTCCCCACCATCCGCAAGGCAGTGAAGAAGATGGCCAATATCGATAAGTTGATGCAGGACGGTACCTATGGTAACCTGTCAAAGCGTGAGCTGCTTCAGATCACTCGTCAGCGTGCTAAGTTGGAGAAGAACCTCGGTTCTATCGCCGACCTGACTCGTCTGCCCAGCGCTCTGTTCGTGGTTGACGTGATGAAGGAAAATATCGCTGTTAAGGAGGCTAACCGCCTGGGTATCCCCGTGTTCGGTATCGTTGATACCAACAGCGATCCTAAGAACATCGACTTCGTGATCCCCGCTAACGATGACGCAAAGGACAGCGTTGAGGTTATCCTCGGTGCTTGCTGTGCTGCTATCGCAGAGGGTCTCGAGGAGCGCAAGGCTGAGAAGGCCGACGAGAAGGCTGCCGAGGCTCAGGCCGAGGAGGTTGCTGAGGCTAAGCCCAAGCGCACCCGTAAGGCTCGCAAGGAAGAGGCTCCCGCTGCAGAAGCTCCTGCTACTGAGGAGGCTGCTCCCGCTGCAGAGTAAACCCACAACCAGCCCCTCCCATACGGGAGGGGAGGTTTATTAATTAATTTCATTATTAATCAGAAATTTGAAATTTTAGAAAATGGCTATTTCAATTGACGATATCAAGAAGCTTCGCGCAATGACCGGTGCTGGTCTGGCTGACGTGAAGAAGGCCCTGACTGAGGCTGAGGGTGATTTCGACCGTGCTAAGGAGTTGCTCCGTGAGCGTGGTTTGGCTATCGCTGCTAAGCGTTCAGACCGTGAGACCTCAAATGGTTGTGTACTGGCTAAGGTAGAGAATGGCTTCGGTGCCATCATCGCCTTGAAGTGCGAGACCGACTTCGTGGCTAACGGTGCTGACTTCATCGCCCTGACCCAGAGCATCCTCGATGCTGCTGTGGCTAACAAGTGCAAGACACTTGACGAGGTGAAGGAACTCGACATCAATGGTCAGAAGGCTCAGGACGCTGTTACTCAGCGTTCAGGTATCACTGGTGAGAAGATGGAGCTCGACGGCTACCAGACTCTCGAGGGTGCCAACATCGAGGCTTACGATCACATGGGCAAGCACACTCTGTGCACCATGGTTCAGACCAACAAGGAGAACAGCGAGGCTGGTCACAAGCTGGCCATGCAGGTAGCTGCTATGAAGCCCGTTGCTCTGAATGCTGAGGATGTTGATCAGAAGATCCTCGACGAGGAGTATAAGACTGCTGTTGAGAAGACCAAGCTCGAGCAGGTTGAGAAGTTCGTAGAGATGAAGCTTAAGAAGGCTGGTTTGAACCCTAACCTCGTTGATAGCGAAGATCACATTGAGAGCAACATCAACAAGGGCTGGCTCACCAACGAGCAGGCTGATGAGGCTCGTAAGATTATCGCCGACGCTAAGGTAGAGGGCGAGGCTCAGCTGAAGATGCCTATGATCGAGAATATCGCTAAGGGACGTGTAAACAAGTTCCTGAAGGAGAACTGCTTGGTTGATCAGGAGTTCCAGTTCGGCGATGGCGACAAGGCAACTGTTGCTCAGTGGCTCAAGTCTCAGGACAAGGAGCTCGACATCACAGCTTTCCGTCGTTTCACTCTTGTTGCAGAATAAATTGTAACAAAATAAAAAAAAGAATCGGCATTGTTTGTGCAATGCCGATTTTTTTTATATCTTTGCAACCAAATAGATACCTAATGATAATGACATGAGAAAGGAAATCCGTATTAAGAACCAGGTAGAAGAGCTCGAGCACGTTGCGCGCTTCATTGAGGAGATTGGCGAGGAGCTGGGGCTCGACATGGAATTACAGATGAACCTGAACTTGGTCATGGAGGAAATGGTTTCTAACATCATTTTCTATGCCTATCCGAAAAAGGCAGACGCAACCATCGAGTTGATGGCAGAGAGTGACGGCAAGGAACTTACATTTGTGCTGAGTGACCAAGGTCGTGAGTTTGACCCTACTATGAAAGATGATGCCGACATGGACATTAACCCCGCAGAGCGCGACCTGGGAGGTATGGGCATTTTTATTGTGAAAAACATTATGAACGAAGTGACTTACCAACGTCTGGAAGGTAAGAACTTGTTGACTATGAAGAAAGAAATTGTAAAGTAAGAGACTATGACACAGATATTGAAAGAAGATGGCAAGACCATCATTAAGACCGGTAATCGCATTGACACGATCAATGCCCCTCAGTTTGAGCAAGACATCGAGCCTGTTATTCAGGAGCAGGGTGTAAATCTGATAATGGATTGTGATGAGTTGACATATATGGCCAGTTCAGGTCTGCGTATCATCCAGAAGACCATGCGCTCCGTCATGATGAAACATGGCACGTTTAAGATGGTCAATGTAAGTCCTGAGATATACAAGGTGCTGAACATGACAGGCTTCACCAAGTTCATGGCTGTAGAACAGAAATAATAGTTTTCTAATCGATTACGATTATGGCAGACGACATCAACCAACTCCGAGAACAACTTCACCAACTGACCGAGGACTATAAGACCTTGGAGCATAACTTCGACATCATGTCGGAGGGCTATCAGGAATCCCTCATGCTTTACGACAAGCTGGAGGATACCTATCATGAGTTGGAAGAGACCAACAAACAGTTGGAGGTGGCCCGTCAGCGTGCCGAGGAGGCATCGCGTATGAAGACGAACTTCATACAGCAGATCTCCCACGAGATTCGTACACCCTTGAATATCCTCAACGGGTTCACGCAGATTCTCACCACGCCGGGTATGGAACTCGATCTGAACACCCAGCAGGAAGTGACCAAGGGTATTGACGAGAATACCAACCGCATCACTTCGCTGGTGAACAAGATGTTGGAGTTGGCCGATGCCAGTTGCAGAACTGAACTAGACCGAACAGATCACGTCTTGGCCGTACAGATTGCGGCACAAGCATCTGACGAAAGTCGCATTACCGTTGCCTCACATCTCACCTTCGACCTTGTAATGGACGAAGGAACCGATACGTTGATGCTGCAGACTAATCTGCAGCAAGCTACACGTGCGCTCTCCCTGCTGCTCGACAACGCCCGTAAGTTTACCCAGCCTGCAGAGGCTGCTGTGAATGCTGGTGCTGAGGTGAAGCAGGGCAGGGTAGTGTTACGCCTTGCCCAGCAGGAGCAGATGTTGCGTTTCATTGTCGAAGATAACGGAATCGGCGTGCCCGAAAGCGAGGCCGAGCATATCTTCGATGAGTTTGTCCAACTTGACGATTATTACGATGGTACAGGTATTGGTCTCACTGTGGCCCGTAGCATTGCGCGCCGTTTGGGTGGCGACGTGGTAATCGATACCACCTATACGGATGGCGCCCGCTTCATCTTCAGTCTGCCCATCGCTTAAAAGAAATATCTTATAAAAACGAAAAGAGACGACCTTCGGGCCGTCTCTTTTTGTTTAGTATAGCAGCATCTGCAGATCGTCTACGGTGAGCACCACTGACACGATGTCGCTCGACTTCTTGCCTACGAATGTATACATCAGTTCGTACCCCATGTTGGGAATACACTGCCATGCCTCCTTCTGTTCCATGGGCATGTCGCCCACCATCTTCTTCACCCGTTCCTTCAGCGCTTCCTTGTTCTGAATGTCAAAGGCATCCTCGTTCACGGAGAAGTTCAGCAGTACCTTATTGTCGCGGAATCCCATGCCCAGTGCCGTCATCACGTCCGTACTATAGTCGTCCATGTGCTCGTTGTATGCCTTCAGCAGATCTGTTACCTCCTCGCTCTCAGGCTCGCTATAGGTGTTACTGAACGTCTCGGTCATGTCCTCCTTCTCGTCGGCCACACTCGGCTCCTGCTTACTGCCGCCGCAGCTGCTCAACAGCAGCATCATGGCAGCGCAGGCCAAAAAGTTTCTTTTCATCATCCTTTGTTTTTTGTTATTGTGGTGCAAAGATACAAATTTTTTCATTATCTTTGCATGTTGTAAGGAATAAAATAAAAAAAGAGCTATGAAGATATTTGCTGTAGGAATGAACTACGCTCTGCACAATAAAGAGTTGGATGGTGCGTTATATAAACCAGAGGCTCCTGTGATTTTCACCAAGGCCGATTCGGCGTTGCTCAAGGACGGCAAACCGTTCTTTATCCCCGATTGGAGCGAGCGCGTGGATTATGAGGCAGAAATTGTGGTGCGCATCTGCCGACTGGGAAAGGGCATTCCCGCCCGCTTTGCCCATCGCTACTACGATGCCGTTACCGTGGGTATCGACTTCACCGCACGCGACTGGCAGGAACAGGCTCGCGCTAAGGGACTGCCCTGGGATGTCTGCAAAGGCTTCGACGGTTCTGCTGTCATTGGTCAGTGGGTCGAGAAAGAGAAGTTCCGCGATGTGCAGGCCCTGCAGTTCCACCTCGATATCAACGGCACCACGGTGCAGCAGGGATGCACCAGTGATATGCTCTATAAGATTGACGAGCTCATTGCCTATATCTCAACCTACTTCACCCTGAAGACTGGCGACCTGCTCTATACTGGTACGCCCGTTGGTGTGGGCCCCGTTCATATCGACGACCATTTGGAAGGGTGGGTGGAAGACCGTAAGGTACTTGACTTTTGTTGTAAATGAACAATGTACAATGAACAATGTACAATGAGCGTTGAGAAATGAAGAAAAAGGAAGATAATATTATTGGTGACAAATCCGTAAAATTTGCTTTGCGAATTGTGAAATGTTATCAATATCTGCAAGAGGATAAGAAGGAATACATCATGTCTAAACAATTATTGAGAAGTGGAACAAGTATTGGCGCAAATATCCGAGAGGGAATGTTTGCTCAGAGTCATCCAGATTTTATAAGTAAAATGGGGATAGCTCTTAAAGAAGCAGAAGAAACGGATTACTGGTTATATTTGCTTTCGGAATCAGAATTTCTTGATGAAAAGATATATAAATCCTTCAATAAGGATATAAAGGAATTAATTAAATTATTAGTAAGTATAATTAAAACTGCTAGAAAGGCTCAGAATGGTTAGATGTTAGAATTAAGACGTTTACATATTGTCTCGTTGTTGTTCATTGTACATTGTACATTGTTCATTAATTCTATTTCTGCACAGAATTTCTTTAATCTCACCGCTGATGAGGTGAAGATAGATTCCGTATTGCCTGCCTTCAACCTTCAGCAGCCGTTAGGTCCCAACTATGCCGACTCCGTTTATCAGGTCAGCATCCTCTATCCAGAGTTTATGCCCATGAGCGAGGCCGATGTGGCCCGCTATCAGGCACTCACCTCTGAGCGCCCTGCAGCTTTGCCAAAGATCACCCAGCACATCAGTGTGGTTCGTAGGCAAGGCTTTTTGAACCTTTCCTTTGTGCCCATCGCCTTTCGCGATGGCAAATACCAGAAACTTGTTAGCTTTAAGCTCGACGTCAAGGCCACACCTGTGACTGCAGGTCGAAGAGTTGCCGCCGCTGCTCCACAGCAGAGATATGCATCCCAGTCTGTCCTTGCCTCAGGTCGCTGGGTGAAGATACGCATCCCTGAGACAGGCGTCTATCACCTCTCCGATGCCCTTGTCCGCCAGGCCGGCTTCTCTACTCCTGCGCACGTGCGTATATATGGATATGGTGGCGCCATGCAACCCGAGGTGCTCACTGCCGACTATCTCATGCAGACCGACGATCTGCAGGAGGTGCCCACCTGCACCGTCAATGGCCGTCGTCTGTTCTATGGCGTGGGACCTGTCAACTGGGAGTCGTCGAACACCGTGGCACGCACCCGTAATCCTTATAGCGACTATGGCTATTACTTTCTCACCGAGGCCGAAGGTTCACCCCTGACCGTGGATAGTGCTGCGTTCGTTGCCTCGTGCTATCCCATGGCCAACGACTACCACGAACTCTATGAAGTGGACAACTACGCCTGGTATCACGGCGGCCGCAATCTCTACGATAGTGAGAAGCTCGTTATAGGCACCCCACGCAACATCCCCATGTCCGCCGTGGCAGATTCTGTGGTGTGGGTCGATCTGAACCTGTCGTTCGATAAGACCTTCGATGCCACCCTGCTGCTCAACGGCACCGTGCTCGGCACGCTGAAGCCCTCCACCTCAGTGGTCACCTCTGGCGGACTGCCACGCGATGGACTCGCCCTGGCCGCACAACAGACGTGGTCCTTTAAGTTGCCAGTCGCCGCCATCAACCACGATGGCAAGAATATTTTCAGTCTGCTGATGACCTCTGGTTCTGAGGTGCGCCTCGACTGGCTCTCGCTGCGCTATCAGCATCCCAAGGCCCTCGACCTCACCTCGAATAAACTGCCAGTGCCCGAGGTGGTCTATGGCATCACCAATCAGAACCACCATGCCGACCCTGCTGCCGACATGGTCATCATCATCCCTGCCAGTCAGAAGTTCCTCTCCCAGGCCTTACGCCTGAAGGCCCTCCACGAAACCTACGATAGTCTTCGAGTAAGCATCGTGCCTGCCGACGAGCTCTATAATGAGTTCTCCAGCGGCACTCCCGATGCCAATGCCTATCGCCGTTATATGAAGATGCTCTACGATCGTGCCGAGACTGCTGCCGACCAGCCTCGCTATCTGCTTCTCTTTGGCGATGGCGCATGGGACAACCGCATGCTCACCAGCGATTGGCGCAATGAGTCGGCCGACGACTACCTGCTCTGCT from the Prevotella sp. E15-22 genome contains:
- a CDS encoding C10 family peptidase produces the protein MIKKITFAILVFGLTATQAIAAPRTAAQMKQAALKAINQHRSNRRMAPRADAPEVLKSTSTYEIIGYKQGGFAVVSADDLVPEVLGVSTSDYSEGRNANFQWWLNAASEAVNYAVQNNIQLTTTKPDPSLYPTEVGPLLTTRWDQETPYNNMCPTYSGSTKCLTGCVATAMAQVLNYHKMPEHGEGQRTIYYPHGNHSGQAVSANFSEDYYDWNNMLDDYSTTSYTKEQADAVALLMRDCGVAADMEYGGPSDGSGAYSQDAAAGLRKYFGFAEAQCVERDYYKETTWMNMVYRELSENGPMYYGGADAYGKGGHAFVLHGYRADGKVLVNWGWSGSDDGYYDIAILDPSYYRFSQGQDMIIGVKSNTHSLYRSEIVTTTAEGMLKQAVEALEGEGQIGSLTVNGPLGFEDLKYLRHLAGRDSLDGESGESVRLLNLTNTQLHDNVLPDSIFKNCVSLQRIYLPATVEHIGREAFSGCSHLYELRVPTKVVPVLDGPRVFQDVPMGSCMLYVRSGMKTKYLKKAQWKSFGEKNIGEEGTSIQARNTIRKYGEENPEFYYTISGDDLHGQPELVCEATPSSPAGRYPIYVKRGTIDRENVDFIDGYLVVQKLDATATVGNYTREEGQPNPEFGFSAYDGLISLDSIPVWLETPVFVTTADETSPAGDYPIMVESATAESYNMTFVTGVLTVTVSTAINGIDAAQRQQSVYYTLGGSRVEGATRAGIYLMRQSNGKVKKVRVARK
- the rplM gene encoding 50S ribosomal protein L13, which translates into the protein MNTLSYKTVSINKETAKKEWVVIDATDQVVGRLASKVAKLIRGKYKPSFTPHVDCGDNVIIINAAKVKFTGKKETDKVYTRYTGYPGGQRFNTPAELRKRPDGIDRILRHAVKGMLPKGPLGRSLLNNLYIYEGTEHKHEAQQPKAIDINQYK
- the rpsI gene encoding 30S ribosomal protein S9; translated protein: MEVINAIGRRKSSVARVYLSEGTGKITINKKDLTEYFPSAILQYVVKQPLNLLECAEKYDIKVNLDGGGFTGQSQALRLAIARALVKVNADDKKTLKMQGFLTRDSREVERKKPGRPKARRRFQFSKR
- the rpsB gene encoding 30S ribosomal protein S2 codes for the protein MARTNFDMLLQAGCHFGHLKRKWNPAMAPYIYTERNGIHIIDLHKTVVKVDEAAEALKNVARQGKKILFVGTKKQTKEVIAEKATSVNMPYVIERWPGGMLTNFPTIRKAVKKMANIDKLMQDGTYGNLSKRELLQITRQRAKLEKNLGSIADLTRLPSALFVVDVMKENIAVKEANRLGIPVFGIVDTNSDPKNIDFVIPANDDAKDSVEVILGACCAAIAEGLEERKAEKADEKAAEAQAEEVAEAKPKRTRKARKEEAPAAEAPATEEAAPAAE
- the tsf gene encoding translation elongation factor Ts, which translates into the protein MAISIDDIKKLRAMTGAGLADVKKALTEAEGDFDRAKELLRERGLAIAAKRSDRETSNGCVLAKVENGFGAIIALKCETDFVANGADFIALTQSILDAAVANKCKTLDEVKELDINGQKAQDAVTQRSGITGEKMELDGYQTLEGANIEAYDHMGKHTLCTMVQTNKENSEAGHKLAMQVAAMKPVALNAEDVDQKILDEEYKTAVEKTKLEQVEKFVEMKLKKAGLNPNLVDSEDHIESNINKGWLTNEQADEARKIIADAKVEGEAQLKMPMIENIAKGRVNKFLKENCLVDQEFQFGDGDKATVAQWLKSQDKELDITAFRRFTLVAE
- a CDS encoding ATP-binding protein, which encodes MRKEIRIKNQVEELEHVARFIEEIGEELGLDMELQMNLNLVMEEMVSNIIFYAYPKKADATIELMAESDGKELTFVLSDQGREFDPTMKDDADMDINPAERDLGGMGIFIVKNIMNEVTYQRLEGKNLLTMKKEIVK
- a CDS encoding STAS domain-containing protein — protein: MTQILKEDGKTIIKTGNRIDTINAPQFEQDIEPVIQEQGVNLIMDCDELTYMASSGLRIIQKTMRSVMMKHGTFKMVNVSPEIYKVLNMTGFTKFMAVEQK
- a CDS encoding sensor histidine kinase KdpD codes for the protein MADDINQLREQLHQLTEDYKTLEHNFDIMSEGYQESLMLYDKLEDTYHELEETNKQLEVARQRAEEASRMKTNFIQQISHEIRTPLNILNGFTQILTTPGMELDLNTQQEVTKGIDENTNRITSLVNKMLELADASCRTELDRTDHVLAVQIAAQASDESRITVASHLTFDLVMDEGTDTLMLQTNLQQATRALSLLLDNARKFTQPAEAAVNAGAEVKQGRVVLRLAQQEQMLRFIVEDNGIGVPESEAEHIFDEFVQLDDYYDGTGIGLTVARSIARRLGGDVVIDTTYTDGARFIFSLPIA
- a CDS encoding fumarylacetoacetate hydrolase family protein, translated to MKIFAVGMNYALHNKELDGALYKPEAPVIFTKADSALLKDGKPFFIPDWSERVDYEAEIVVRICRLGKGIPARFAHRYYDAVTVGIDFTARDWQEQARAKGLPWDVCKGFDGSAVIGQWVEKEKFRDVQALQFHLDINGTTVQQGCTSDMLYKIDELIAYISTYFTLKTGDLLYTGTPVGVGPVHIDDHLEGWVEDRKVLDFCCK
- a CDS encoding four helix bundle protein; this translates as MKKKEDNIIGDKSVKFALRIVKCYQYLQEDKKEYIMSKQLLRSGTSIGANIREGMFAQSHPDFISKMGIALKEAEETDYWLYLLSESEFLDEKIYKSFNKDIKELIKLLVSIIKTARKAQNG